The Tenrec ecaudatus isolate mTenEca1 chromosome 6, mTenEca1.hap1, whole genome shotgun sequence genome has a window encoding:
- the ATP5MC2 gene encoding ATP synthase F(0) complex subunit C2, mitochondrial isoform X1, with protein sequence MRRASLPAIPAPSPLCLLCTRSSSPATAPHPLKMYACAKFVSTPSLVRSTSQLLSRPLSVLVQKRPETLTDERFSSWTAPRPLTSRIPSRSFQTSAVSKDIDTAAKFIGAGAATVGVAGSGAGIGTVFGSLIIGYARNPSLKQQLFSYAILGFALSEAMGLFCLMVAFLILFAM encoded by the exons ATGCGTCGAGCCTCCCTTCCCGctatccccgccccctcccctctctGTCTTCTCTGCACTAGGAGCAG CTCGCCTGctactgcccctcaccccctaaAAATGTACGCCTGCGCCAAATTCGTCTCCACCCCTTCCCTG GTCAGGAGCACCTCCCAGCTGCTTAGCCGACCACTGTCTGTTTTGGTGCAGAAACGGCCTGAGACACTGACAGACGAG CGCTTCAGCAGCTGGACAGCCCCACGTCCCCTGACCTCACGCATCCCTAGtcgcagcttccaaaccagcgccGTCTccaaggacattgacacagccgCCAAGTTCATTGGGgccggggctgccacagttggagtggccggCTCTGGAGCTGGCATTGGGACTGTATTTGGGAGCCTCATCATTGGTTATGCCAG gaacccttctctgaagcagcagctcttctcctACGCCATCCTGGGCTTCGCCCTCTCGGAGGCCatggggcttttctgcctgatggtggccttcctcatcctcttcgccatgtga
- the ATP5MC2 gene encoding ATP synthase F(0) complex subunit C2, mitochondrial isoform X2, producing the protein MRSPSLRARPDSRSPATAPHPLKMYACAKFVSTPSLVRSTSQLLSRPLSVLVQKRPETLTDERFSSWTAPRPLTSRIPSRSFQTSAVSKDIDTAAKFIGAGAATVGVAGSGAGIGTVFGSLIIGYARNPSLKQQLFSYAILGFALSEAMGLFCLMVAFLILFAM; encoded by the exons ATGCGCTCGCCCAGTCTCCGCGCCCGCCCCGACTCCCG CTCGCCTGctactgcccctcaccccctaaAAATGTACGCCTGCGCCAAATTCGTCTCCACCCCTTCCCTG GTCAGGAGCACCTCCCAGCTGCTTAGCCGACCACTGTCTGTTTTGGTGCAGAAACGGCCTGAGACACTGACAGACGAG CGCTTCAGCAGCTGGACAGCCCCACGTCCCCTGACCTCACGCATCCCTAGtcgcagcttccaaaccagcgccGTCTccaaggacattgacacagccgCCAAGTTCATTGGGgccggggctgccacagttggagtggccggCTCTGGAGCTGGCATTGGGACTGTATTTGGGAGCCTCATCATTGGTTATGCCAG gaacccttctctgaagcagcagctcttctcctACGCCATCCTGGGCTTCGCCCTCTCGGAGGCCatggggcttttctgcctgatggtggccttcctcatcctcttcgccatgtga